In Bacillus sp. S3, the sequence TTTTATACCTAAACGACGTAAGCCCTACCTCTCTTACATCCTAACGGCTCCGAAGCCGATCCAGTGTGAATAAGTTTTTATCTTAAAACATAAGCAGAATGCCAGAAAAAAATTCCTACATTGCGTTATCTCTATATATTACAAGTTACTTTAATGTGAAGCACAAATATTAATATTAAAGGTTTTTTTGTTGGATGTCAATAGGTTATAAGTATTTTGTTATCAACAGCAATTTTTATTCTAAACAAGGAATAACTTATTCGTTAATAGAAGTAGTATTTAAAAAATCCACTGAGGGGATGAGATAGGATGGATGGCTTTGTTTATAAAGATTATGATGGGATTGGGCTTGCGGAATTAATGAAAAAGAAGGAGCTGCAACCAAAAGAAGTCGCCGCAGAAGCAATGAAAATGATTGAACAGCATAATCCAAAGCTAAATGCTGTCATTCGTCATTTCCATGAAAAGGTAGAAAATGAAGCAGAAACGATTGATTTGAACGGTACCTTTGCAGGTGTACCGATGCTCCTAAAGGACATCGTCCAAGAAGTAGCAGGAGAAAAGATTACCTCTGGCTCTAAGGCATACCAAAGCTATGTGGCAAAAGCCGATTCTGAATATGTCAAACAGGTACGCTTAACGGGGGCACTGTTTCTAGGCCAAACTAACGTTCCTGAGTTTGCGTTAATGGGAATTACTGAACCAGTTTTTTACGGTCCAACTAGAAATCCGTGGAACCTTAACCATACTCCAGGTGGTTCTAGCGGTGGGTCGGCTGCCGCAGTTTCAAGCGGAATGGTCCCGATTGCCGGGGCAAATGACGGCGGTGGTTCCATTCGGATTCCAGGAGCCTATTGCGGACTATTTGGTTTGAAGCCGACCAGAGGACGAACACCTGTTGGGCCGAGTCACGGCAGGCTTTGGCAAGGGGCTTCTGTTGATCATATTTTGTCACGATCGGTAAGAGATAGTGCGGCAATGCTAGATGAAATAAGTATGTATGAAAAAACTGCAGCTTTCTATGTACCGCCTTTCAATGGCTCCTATCTCCAACAAAGCCAAACCCATTCTAATAAAAAGTGTACCATCGCTTTTTCTCTGGAATCACCGCTTGGAACGGAGGTACATCATGAATGTAAGCAGGCCGTCCTTAAAGCAGCAAAGCTTTTAGAATCAATGGGACATCATGTTGTTGAGGCGGCTTCCCCTGTAGATGGCAGGAGAATAGCACAAAGCTATTTAACGATGTATTTTGGCGAGGTGGCAGCGTCTATCTCTGCACTTGAAGACGTTCTCGGACGGAAAGCAGTCATGAGTGACGTGGAGCCGGCTACGTGGATATTAGGTTTAGTTGGAAAGGCTACATCAGCAGAATCCTTTGTATTGAGTATTAGAGAATGGGACAAAGCAGCAATTGCAATGGAACAATTTCACGAAACATATGATTTTTATTTAACACCGACTACTGCATTTCCGCCGGCTAAGATTGGCGAACTTGAACCAAGTAAATCTGAAAAATTTGCTATGCAGGTGACGGGAAAACTTGGACTGGGGGCTCTTTTAAAAAAGCTGGGAACAATAGAACAAGTTGCTGAAAATAATTTAAAAAGGACTCCTTTCACCCAGCTGGCAAACCTAACAGGCCAGCCTGCGATGACGGTCCCCATTCATCTAACAGAAGGCGGTCTTCCATGCGGTGTCCAATTTATGGCGGCAAGGGGAAGAGAGGATCTGTTGTTCTCATTGGCCGGTCAGCTTGAACAAACCTCGGAGTGGATTTCCGTACAAATAAATCCCTTTTACCAAAAATAGTCGCTGGCTGTGGAAGACCTTGGTGGTCTTCTTATTTTTTTGGGAGTCTTGTATCTGATGAAATTTAGCGAAATGTGTCGAAAATCATAGTTTTTTCATATTTAATGTCATCTATTTCCTCAAAAGATGGTAATATGGTAGGAGAGAATATTTTTAAAAAGTTTTCAGATTATTTGTTAGCAGAACTAGGTTAAGGAGTCACTCTCATGAAGGAAAGCAACAATAGTCCTAAATTAATATATGAAGAGAAAAAGGCGATAAAGCTTTTTTTGTGGTTGTTTTATATAT encodes:
- a CDS encoding amidase, encoding MDGFVYKDYDGIGLAELMKKKELQPKEVAAEAMKMIEQHNPKLNAVIRHFHEKVENEAETIDLNGTFAGVPMLLKDIVQEVAGEKITSGSKAYQSYVAKADSEYVKQVRLTGALFLGQTNVPEFALMGITEPVFYGPTRNPWNLNHTPGGSSGGSAAAVSSGMVPIAGANDGGGSIRIPGAYCGLFGLKPTRGRTPVGPSHGRLWQGASVDHILSRSVRDSAAMLDEISMYEKTAAFYVPPFNGSYLQQSQTHSNKKCTIAFSLESPLGTEVHHECKQAVLKAAKLLESMGHHVVEAASPVDGRRIAQSYLTMYFGEVAASISALEDVLGRKAVMSDVEPATWILGLVGKATSAESFVLSIREWDKAAIAMEQFHETYDFYLTPTTAFPPAKIGELEPSKSEKFAMQVTGKLGLGALLKKLGTIEQVAENNLKRTPFTQLANLTGQPAMTVPIHLTEGGLPCGVQFMAARGREDLLFSLAGQLEQTSEWISVQINPFYQK